Proteins from a genomic interval of Oscillospiraceae bacterium:
- the nth gene encoding endonuclease III, translating into MNKYSQCLSLPKEAGNPSKKAELACSVKDALFEMYPGASCALDYAPGDDNDAFRLLIMARLSAQCTDKRVNEVSKQLFKSYPTPYAMADADINELERIVYPCGVYKVKSRNILDMSRIICEKYGGKVPDDEKELLALPGVGQKITNLMMGDVFGKPAIVADTHCIRISNKLGLCSSADPDKITAELTKLIDYKDRAAFCHAAVLFGREFCTARSPRCELCPLAKKLNERFTVN; encoded by the coding sequence ATGAATAAATATTCTCAATGCTTGTCCTTGCCGAAAGAGGCCGGAAATCCGTCAAAAAAAGCGGAGCTTGCCTGTTCGGTTAAAGACGCTCTTTTTGAAATGTATCCCGGGGCCTCCTGCGCGCTGGATTATGCGCCGGGCGACGATAACGATGCGTTCAGGCTGCTTATCATGGCGCGTCTTTCCGCGCAGTGTACCGATAAACGTGTAAACGAGGTTTCAAAGCAGCTTTTTAAATCCTACCCCACGCCATACGCGATGGCGGATGCCGATATAAATGAACTTGAGCGTATTGTATATCCATGCGGCGTATACAAGGTGAAATCCAGAAATATTCTTGATATGTCACGCATTATATGCGAAAAATACGGCGGTAAAGTTCCGGATGACGAAAAAGAACTTCTCGCTCTCCCCGGTGTCGGACAAAAGATAACCAATCTTATGATGGGCGATGTATTCGGAAAGCCTGCGATTGTCGCCGACACTCATTGCATACGAATATCGAACAAGCTCGGTCTTTGCTCGTCAGCTGATCCGGACAAGATTACCGCCGAGCTTACAAAGCTCATTGACTACAAGGATCGTGCCGCGTTTTGCCACGCGGCAGTGCTCTTCGGGAGAGAATTTTGTACGGCGCGTTCTCCGCGCTGCGAGCTTTGCCCGCTGGCAAAGAAGCTCAACGAAAGGTTTACGGTAAATTAA
- a CDS encoding glycerophosphodiester phosphodiesterase family protein produces the protein MKTQIWGHRGSSGYAPENTIEAFELAFKMNSDGIELDTHMTRDGYIVVSHDENTLRCCGSDAIISGMTLAELRELKACGGFANQYPNVKIPLLSEVLELMKNNSDKYLNIELKATSWEFLEKTAEICAESGLLHRIIFSSFTRTDLIGVKTILPTAKTALLFCDDSDAINFCVKSGCFAVHPAYFWCTPQNISAAHMNGLFVHPWTVNTPEMLKKMYSAGADAVITNYPDMAVQLRNEF, from the coding sequence ATGAAAACACAGATATGGGGACATCGAGGATCAAGCGGATATGCTCCAGAGAACACTATCGAGGCGTTTGAACTCGCTTTTAAAATGAACAGCGACGGGATCGAGCTGGATACACATATGACAAGAGACGGCTATATCGTCGTGTCTCATGATGAAAATACTCTTCGCTGCTGCGGATCAGACGCGATTATATCTGGTATGACTCTTGCCGAATTACGTGAGCTGAAAGCGTGCGGAGGCTTTGCCAATCAATATCCAAACGTGAAAATCCCGCTTCTCTCCGAGGTGCTGGAGCTTATGAAAAATAATTCTGATAAATATCTTAATATTGAACTGAAGGCAACAAGCTGGGAATTTCTCGAAAAAACCGCGGAAATATGCGCGGAATCCGGGCTTTTACACCGAATTATATTTTCAAGCTTTACGCGAACTGATTTGATTGGTGTAAAAACGATTCTGCCAACCGCAAAAACCGCGCTTTTATTCTGCGACGATTCTGATGCGATAAATTTCTGTGTCAAGAGCGGATGCTTCGCAGTGCATCCCGCGTATTTTTGGTGTACGCCGCAAAACATTTCCGCCGCTCATATGAACGGGCTTTTTGTCCATCCGTGGACAGTCAATACACCGGAAATGCTTAAAAAAATGTATTCGGCCGGAGCCGACGCCGTTATTACCAACTATCCGGACATGGCTGTTCAGCTCAGAAATGAATTTTAA
- a CDS encoding amidohydrolase family protein, which translates to MIIDFHTHAFPERIAMKAMEKLSQTSKIPYYGDGTLSATLSNLDKSGADKAVILPIATRPDNLRTLNDYAAAHDGRISGNPEYARFIQFGTVHPDTPDVLEELCRIKSLGLPGVKLHPDYQGFFINEEKLYPIYEKISQLGLICIFHAGFDPVSPDLIHADPRESAKVLERFPEMKVVLAHMGGMYQFELVDQYLAGKFKNLWLDTAIISGNIEKELLMRIIKKQGAGRILFASDFPWHETANELSFIRSLPLEDGEKELILGKNAMELLGL; encoded by the coding sequence ATGATAATCGATTTTCATACTCACGCATTTCCCGAAAGAATTGCGATGAAAGCCATGGAAAAGCTTTCGCAAACTTCAAAAATTCCGTATTATGGCGACGGGACACTTTCCGCCACGCTTTCCAATCTTGATAAAAGCGGTGCCGATAAAGCTGTGATCCTGCCTATCGCGACGCGTCCGGATAATCTCCGGACGCTAAATGATTATGCCGCCGCACACGATGGGCGTATAAGCGGAAATCCGGAATATGCGCGTTTTATTCAATTTGGAACAGTCCATCCGGACACACCCGACGTACTTGAGGAGCTTTGCCGGATTAAATCGCTTGGCCTTCCCGGAGTAAAGCTGCATCCCGACTATCAAGGCTTTTTCATAAATGAAGAAAAATTATACCCTATATATGAAAAAATCTCACAGCTCGGACTCATATGTATTTTTCATGCCGGATTTGATCCGGTTTCACCGGATTTGATTCATGCCGATCCCAGGGAAAGCGCAAAAGTGCTTGAACGCTTTCCCGAAATGAAGGTTGTTCTGGCTCATATGGGCGGAATGTATCAGTTTGAGCTTGTTGATCAATACCTTGCAGGAAAATTTAAAAATCTCTGGTTAGATACGGCGATAATCTCGGGAAATATCGAAAAAGAGCTTTTAATGCGGATTATAAAAAAGCAAGGTGCCGGCCGCATATTGTTTGCAAGCGATTTTCCTTGGCATGAGACTGCGAATGAGCTTAGCTTTATCCGTTCGCTGCCTCTTGAAGACGGAGAGAAAGAATTGATTCTTGGTAAAAACGCAATGGAACTATTAGGGCTTTAA
- the polA gene encoding DNA polymerase I, translated as MKKLLIIDGNSIMNRAFYGIKPLTTSDGLYTNAVYGFVNIIKKHLDSINPNYAACAFDLREKTFRHEMYTEYKATRKGMPEELAMQVEYVRAAAAALGLNILTKAGYEADDILGTAADVCEREQSDIMAYIVTGDRDSLQLVSDKVTIILATTSSDEKYTPEDIKARYGIESKQLIDVKALMGDTSDNIPGVKGIGEKTALKLIGECGSLDSVYGNLETVQVSQSVKAKLSDGKESAYMSRKLAEICRCVPGFPPLDELKRKDIDRPELKKLFTKLEFFKLIKTFSLEDISENTFTSGPDSVLPAERQISLDDNNLCQPAPAEITIAEAISAESLRALREKSDIIYLFYDSAETESMPYLSVGGRIYRIESKDILKELINLEPVVLSYKDYCHYYAGKIDSDISKLSVKFDLSLAQYIINPADNAATPQKLAFIYLGRTIPKAAEHDAFLMLSIMEPLYTALSKKLSESGAQKLYFDIELPLSRVLAKAELVGFKVNSDGLKEYGRILTEQTAVIEKKIYEEAGQTFNINSPKQLGYILFEVLNLPHGKKTKTGFSTGADILDELRGLSPVVSDILEFRKLSKLLNTYALGLLKVISPSDGRIHTSFNQTLTMTGRLSSTEPNLQNIPVKTEEGRELRRFFIPQDESHLLIDADYSQIELRILACISDDENMKKAFRDGNDIHTQTASEIFHVPQCAVTPAMRKNAKAVNFGIVYGIGEFSLSKDIGVSMKTAKDYIDRYFDTYPKVRSYLDNTVADAKRNGFVKTLFGRVRYIQELSAKNKNTASFGARVAMNTPIQGTAADIIKLAMVNVDRRLEREGLRSRLILQVHDELIIEAPKSEAEYVKKLLKEEMENAVSFDVALTADVGIGENWLDAK; from the coding sequence ATGAAAAAGCTGCTCATTATTGACGGAAACAGCATAATGAACCGCGCCTTTTACGGAATAAAACCGCTCACGACGAGCGATGGGCTTTATACTAACGCGGTATACGGATTTGTAAACATAATAAAAAAACACCTTGATTCAATAAATCCTAATTATGCGGCGTGCGCTTTTGATCTCAGAGAAAAGACCTTTCGTCATGAAATGTATACCGAATACAAGGCTACCCGAAAGGGTATGCCCGAAGAACTTGCGATGCAGGTTGAATATGTCCGCGCCGCCGCTGCCGCTTTGGGGCTTAATATTCTCACAAAGGCCGGATATGAGGCCGACGATATTCTCGGAACGGCTGCCGATGTATGCGAGCGCGAACAAAGCGATATAATGGCATATATCGTGACCGGAGACAGAGACTCGCTTCAGCTTGTTTCAGATAAAGTTACCATAATTCTCGCCACAACATCGTCGGACGAAAAATATACGCCCGAGGACATAAAAGCCCGTTATGGAATTGAATCGAAACAGCTTATTGACGTCAAGGCGTTAATGGGCGACACATCGGACAATATACCCGGTGTAAAAGGAATAGGCGAAAAGACCGCGTTGAAGCTGATCGGTGAATGCGGCAGCCTTGATTCGGTTTACGGCAATTTAGAAACAGTTCAGGTATCCCAATCGGTAAAAGCGAAGCTGTCCGACGGCAAAGAAAGCGCGTATATGAGCCGAAAGCTCGCCGAGATATGCAGGTGTGTGCCTGGCTTTCCGCCGCTTGACGAGTTAAAACGAAAGGATATCGACCGTCCAGAGCTCAAAAAGCTGTTCACAAAGCTCGAATTTTTCAAGCTTATAAAAACCTTTTCGCTTGAGGATATTTCTGAAAATACATTTACATCCGGTCCGGATTCCGTATTGCCGGCGGAACGCCAGATATCGCTTGATGATAATAATTTATGCCAACCCGCTCCCGCGGAAATCACTATAGCGGAAGCCATAAGTGCAGAAAGCTTAAGGGCCTTACGCGAAAAATCAGATATAATATACCTTTTTTATGATTCTGCAGAAACAGAATCAATGCCTTATTTGTCCGTCGGAGGCAGGATTTACAGAATAGAAAGCAAAGACATTTTAAAAGAACTCATAAATCTTGAGCCTGTCGTATTATCATATAAGGATTACTGCCATTATTACGCCGGGAAAATCGATTCCGATATTTCAAAGCTAAGTGTTAAATTCGATCTATCGCTTGCGCAGTATATAATTAATCCGGCCGATAACGCCGCAACTCCGCAAAAGCTCGCTTTCATTTATCTGGGACGCACAATCCCGAAGGCCGCCGAACACGACGCTTTTCTGATGCTCTCAATTATGGAGCCGCTGTATACGGCGCTTTCAAAGAAGCTTTCCGAATCCGGTGCGCAGAAACTGTATTTTGATATAGAGCTTCCGCTGTCGCGTGTGCTCGCGAAGGCGGAGCTTGTCGGATTCAAGGTAAATTCGGACGGATTAAAGGAATATGGACGGATATTGACCGAACAGACAGCCGTCATCGAAAAAAAGATATATGAAGAAGCCGGTCAGACCTTTAATATTAATTCTCCTAAACAGCTCGGATATATTCTGTTCGAGGTGCTAAATCTGCCGCATGGTAAAAAGACAAAAACGGGATTTTCCACCGGAGCCGATATACTTGACGAGCTCAGGGGTTTATCGCCTGTGGTTTCCGACATACTTGAATTCAGAAAGCTGTCAAAGCTTTTAAACACTTATGCTCTTGGTCTCTTAAAGGTGATATCGCCTTCAGACGGCAGAATACATACCTCGTTCAACCAGACGCTGACAATGACCGGCAGGCTGTCCTCAACAGAGCCGAATCTGCAGAACATCCCGGTTAAAACGGAGGAGGGCAGAGAGCTAAGACGGTTCTTTATTCCACAGGATGAAAGCCACCTGCTGATTGACGCAGACTACTCCCAGATAGAGCTCAGGATTCTGGCCTGTATATCAGATGACGAGAACATGAAAAAAGCGTTCCGCGATGGAAATGATATCCACACCCAGACCGCTTCGGAAATTTTCCATGTCCCTCAATGCGCCGTTACACCGGCAATGCGTAAAAACGCCAAAGCCGTTAACTTCGGAATAGTGTACGGAATAGGAGAATTCTCGCTTTCTAAAGATATTGGCGTTTCCATGAAAACGGCAAAGGACTATATCGACAGGTATTTCGACACCTACCCGAAGGTGAGGTCATATCTCGACAATACCGTGGCCGACGCGAAACGGAATGGCTTTGTAAAGACGCTTTTCGGGCGCGTAAGGTATATCCAGGAGCTTTCAGCTAAAAACAAAAACACGGCGTCATTCGGAGCGCGCGTCGCAATGAACACGCCGATACAGGGCACTGCGGCTGATATAATAAAACTCGCGATGGTAAACGTCGATCGAAGGCTTGAACGGGAAGGCTTGCGTTCACGGCTGATCCTTCAGGTACATGACGAGCTTATTATTGAAGCGCCTAAATCCGAAGCGGAATATGTAAAAAAGCTTCTTAAGGAAGAAATGGAAAACGCCGTCAGCTTTGACGTTGCGCTGACCGCGGATGTCGGCATCGGTGAGAACTGGCTTGATGCAAAATAG
- a CDS encoding dipicolinate synthase subunit B, with translation MNEQRSERRAVGFAVTGSFCTFSKVFPVVETLAKIYELTPIVSESVSATDTRFIKSSETLEFLRSATGKNIIKTISEAEPIGPKRLLDLLIIAPCTGNTLGKLAAGITDTPVTMAFKAHLRNDRPVLIAISTNDALSASAKSIASLINTKNVFFVPFYQDDPVKKPTSAMADFTLIPEACELAFDKIQMQPVLREARRT, from the coding sequence ATGAACGAACAAAGAAGTGAAAGGCGGGCGGTAGGCTTTGCGGTAACAGGTTCATTCTGTACGTTTTCAAAAGTGTTTCCGGTTGTTGAAACACTCGCGAAAATTTACGAATTGACGCCGATAGTTTCGGAATCGGTATCCGCAACGGACACAAGATTCATTAAATCATCCGAAACTCTTGAATTCTTACGCTCCGCCACCGGAAAAAACATAATAAAAACCATCAGTGAAGCAGAGCCTATCGGTCCGAAAAGGCTATTGGATCTGCTTATCATTGCTCCATGCACAGGAAATACTTTAGGAAAGCTGGCAGCCGGAATAACAGATACGCCGGTGACAATGGCTTTCAAGGCTCATCTTCGCAACGACAGACCCGTGCTGATTGCAATATCCACAAACGACGCGCTTTCAGCCAGCGCTAAAAGCATAGCCTCGCTTATCAACACAAAAAACGTGTTTTTCGTACCGTTTTACCAGGACGATCCGGTTAAAAAGCCCACCAGCGCAATGGCGGATTTCACGTTGATTCCAGAGGCGTGCGAGCTTGCTTTCGATAAAATACAGATGCAGCCCGTGTTGAGAGAAGCGAGAAGAACATAA
- a CDS encoding replication-associated recombination protein A, whose protein sequence is MKNIPLAERIRPETLDDVVGQSHIIGKNAPLTKLLDSGRLVNMIFYGPSGTGKTTVANIIAKQAGVTFYKLNATSAGSGDIRDVLHETETLFGTGGILLYLDEIQYLNKKQQQTLLEYIEDGRVTLIASTTENPYFAVYKAILSRCTVFEFKQVPPSETKKALLRGFEKLCREFDQSDKNEKDKIIDPSALDYIVSASGGDIRSALNALELSFYASGDVITEETARSLTNKAYSSYDPTGDDKYELVSALQKSIRGSDENAAVFYLARLLQSGDLLSPCRRLLAIASEDIGLAFPMAAAITKACVDSALYLGLPEASLPLSEAAVMLATAPKSNSAYMAYAAASKDIAEGRGKDMPAYLKNNHMFGESEFKGEYKYPHDYKDRYVEQQYLPNDLKDRIYYEFASNKTEQAAKEYWDRIKGKK, encoded by the coding sequence ATGAAAAACATTCCTCTTGCCGAAAGAATACGGCCCGAAACGCTCGACGATGTCGTCGGACAGAGCCATATAATCGGAAAGAACGCCCCGCTCACAAAGCTGCTCGATTCCGGAAGACTTGTCAATATGATTTTCTACGGTCCTTCCGGGACAGGGAAGACGACGGTCGCGAATATTATAGCCAAACAGGCCGGCGTCACATTTTATAAACTGAATGCGACAAGTGCCGGGAGCGGAGACATACGCGATGTGCTTCACGAAACCGAAACGCTGTTCGGCACGGGCGGTATTTTACTGTATCTTGATGAAATACAGTATCTGAACAAAAAACAACAACAGACTCTTCTTGAATATATTGAAGACGGGCGAGTCACGCTGATTGCCTCAACCACGGAAAATCCTTATTTTGCGGTATACAAGGCGATTCTTTCGAGATGCACCGTATTCGAATTTAAACAAGTCCCACCATCCGAGACAAAAAAGGCGCTGCTTCGCGGATTTGAAAAGCTTTGCCGTGAATTTGATCAAAGCGATAAAAATGAAAAAGATAAAATAATCGATCCTTCCGCGCTTGATTATATCGTTTCCGCGTCCGGAGGAGATATCAGAAGTGCGCTGAATGCGCTTGAGTTGTCTTTTTATGCGTCCGGAGATGTGATAACAGAAGAAACGGCCCGTTCACTTACGAACAAAGCTTATTCTTCATACGATCCAACAGGTGACGACAAATACGAGCTTGTCAGCGCTTTGCAAAAATCGATACGCGGAAGCGACGAAAACGCCGCGGTGTTTTATCTTGCGCGTCTGCTCCAATCCGGCGATCTTCTCAGCCCCTGCAGACGGCTTTTGGCCATAGCGTCTGAGGATATCGGTCTCGCGTTTCCTATGGCTGCCGCGATCACAAAGGCATGTGTGGACAGTGCGCTTTATCTCGGCTTGCCGGAGGCATCTCTACCGTTGTCAGAAGCGGCGGTTATGCTTGCCACGGCTCCAAAATCCAACAGCGCGTATATGGCATATGCCGCGGCATCTAAGGATATCGCCGAAGGACGCGGAAAGGATATGCCCGCTTATTTAAAGAACAATCATATGTTCGGAGAAAGCGAATTCAAGGGCGAATACAAATACCCGCACGATTACAAGGACAGGTATGTGGAGCAGCAATATCTGCCCAATGATTTAAAAGACAGAATTTATTATGAGTTTGCCTCCAATAAAACCGAACAAGCCGCCAAGGAATATTGGGACAGGATAAAAGGTAAAAAGTAA
- a CDS encoding zinc ribbon domain-containing protein codes for MAFCTACGAQIPDDVKFCTSCGAEVKKPAQEKQNQQANTQQNNTFAPPPYQQAPYNNAVPPEGSPFSLMSVGQYIGLFFLYSLPCIGFIFLIVFCFSGTNENRKRFSRGLLFYSLIITAIGVIISLVASASIVAFITPYLDNIMNGGYSYY; via the coding sequence ATGGCCTTTTGTACAGCCTGTGGCGCACAGATACCTGATGATGTAAAATTTTGCACATCCTGCGGTGCTGAAGTTAAAAAACCGGCACAGGAAAAGCAAAATCAACAAGCAAATACTCAGCAAAACAACACATTCGCACCTCCGCCATATCAGCAAGCTCCGTATAACAATGCTGTTCCTCCGGAAGGCAGCCCGTTTTCACTCATGTCCGTCGGACAATATATAGGGCTCTTTTTCCTGTACAGCCTTCCCTGCATCGGATTTATCTTCCTGATCGTCTTTTGCTTCTCGGGCACCAATGAAAACAGGAAGCGCTTTTCGAGGGGATTGTTGTTTTATTCTCTGATCATTACAGCTATTGGGGTAATTATCTCCCTGGTAGCAAGCGCCAGCATCGTCGCATTTATAACTCCTTATTTGGATAATATAATGAACGGCGGATACTCATATTATTAA
- a CDS encoding ATP-binding cassette domain-containing protein, with protein sequence MYKLINISKSFDGKRVLANITAELPDKGIVTVSGPSGSGKTTLMNIISGLMKPDSGSLIGFDGKRITYIFQDARLFPWLNVYDNIMLGIQPEQKSFSVKAADGLLTRLGIYESKKLYPDELSGGMARRVSCARAILFGGDILLADEPFAGLDLDSAKVVMNELQSFSKSSLVIIVSHIDILRQFSVNINFNLQITN encoded by the coding sequence ATGTACAAGCTGATCAATATATCAAAATCCTTCGATGGTAAAAGAGTGCTTGCGAATATTACTGCAGAACTGCCCGATAAGGGAATAGTCACTGTATCAGGGCCTTCCGGAAGCGGCAAAACCACGCTTATGAATATAATATCAGGCTTGATGAAGCCTGATTCCGGCTCGCTTATCGGCTTTGACGGCAAAAGAATCACATATATTTTTCAAGACGCACGTCTTTTTCCCTGGCTTAACGTATATGATAATATTATGCTTGGCATACAGCCGGAGCAAAAAAGCTTTTCAGTCAAAGCCGCCGACGGTCTGCTGACACGATTAGGTATTTATGAATCAAAAAAGCTATATCCGGACGAGCTTTCCGGAGGAATGGCAAGGCGCGTCTCTTGCGCCCGGGCAATATTATTCGGAGGAGATATTCTGCTTGCTGACGAGCCTTTTGCCGGGCTGGATTTGGATTCGGCAAAGGTCGTAATGAACGAGCTGCAGTCTTTTTCAAAATCATCGCTTGTTATCATCGTCAGCCATATTGACATCTTACGGCAATTTTCGGTAAATATTAACTTTAATTTACAAATCACGAATTAA
- the pyrE gene encoding orotate phosphoribosyltransferase, with the protein MEKDFIEFMLDSGVLKFGEFTTKSGRLSPYFINTGLYNTGKKLFKLGGYYADTLYQAVKDNDGYDALFGPAYKGIPLAAMTAAVLSSKYGIDKGYFFNRKEAKDHGEGGSFVGYVPAPGKKAVIIEDVITAGTAVREVMPLLDALGIKVSDMIISVNRAEKGANGTKSAVSEIFEEFGIRVHSIVNVYDIYEYMKNSEAYAKYASLMESYMDRYCEKL; encoded by the coding sequence ATGGAAAAAGATTTTATAGAATTCATGCTCGATTCCGGCGTGCTGAAATTCGGAGAATTTACGACAAAATCAGGAAGACTGTCGCCGTATTTTATAAATACCGGACTTTATAATACAGGTAAAAAGCTTTTTAAGCTCGGCGGATATTACGCGGACACTCTGTATCAAGCGGTTAAGGACAATGATGGTTATGACGCTTTGTTCGGACCCGCTTATAAAGGAATTCCGCTTGCTGCTATGACCGCCGCCGTATTAAGCTCAAAATACGGTATTGACAAGGGCTACTTTTTCAACCGCAAGGAAGCGAAGGATCACGGAGAGGGAGGCAGCTTTGTCGGATATGTTCCGGCTCCTGGGAAAAAGGCCGTTATAATCGAGGATGTAATAACAGCGGGCACCGCCGTCAGAGAAGTCATGCCGCTGCTCGACGCGCTCGGAATTAAAGTCAGCGATATGATCATATCCGTAAACAGAGCAGAAAAAGGAGCAAACGGAACCAAAAGCGCCGTTTCTGAAATATTTGAAGAATTCGGAATCAGGGTACATTCCATAGTCAATGTATATGATATATATGAATACATGAAAAACAGCGAAGCATACGCAAAATACGCTTCGCTGATGGAATCCTATATGGACAGATACTGCGAAAAGCTTTAA
- a CDS encoding zinc ribbon domain-containing protein, producing the protein MAFCSKCGTQIEDGKEYCAACDPANANQNKNQYQNQYQQAGAQQAAPEVFFPKADVEAGKVIAILMYIFPFLFFLPLVSDPKTAYGKFHANNALLILFMYVIASILVWTFIIPAVLWTAAFVYQILGIISPVKGSTKPLPLIGSLVLIK; encoded by the coding sequence ATGGCATTTTGCTCAAAATGCGGAACCCAGATAGAAGACGGCAAAGAATATTGCGCCGCCTGTGATCCCGCCAACGCAAACCAAAACAAAAATCAATATCAGAACCAATATCAGCAGGCTGGCGCACAGCAGGCCGCACCGGAAGTTTTCTTCCCTAAGGCAGATGTAGAGGCCGGAAAAGTAATTGCTATATTAATGTATATTTTCCCATTCCTTTTCTTCCTTCCGCTAGTTTCAGATCCTAAAACCGCATACGGAAAGTTCCACGCCAACAACGCACTGTTAATATTATTTATGTATGTGATTGCGTCAATTCTTGTTTGGACATTTATCATCCCAGCTGTATTATGGACCGCTGCGTTTGTTTATCAAATTCTTGGCATAATCTCACCTGTCAAAGGCTCCACAAAGCCCCTTCCGCTCATCGGAAGCCTTGTCCTTATTAAATAA
- a CDS encoding AAC(3) family N-acetyltransferase, whose translation MYKSNSGCGNAVSKSKMKRAFAAAGIVPGDTLLMHGALSAIGYAENGADDVIDALMELIGTEGTLAVVAMSGNQPFDAATSPSSVGILTETLRLRPGAYRSLRPVHSIAAIGKRAKELTEDHDKAQTNCGEGTPYTKLRDMHGKIILLGVDMNRNTTLHSVEDICDCSYLEERTMLMPTYYPDYEGKTITVRKFPPGHRDFLKLVPVLRRAGAVKETVVGKACVKVIDAAMMFDIAVKAVSEDEMFFMCDNPACQYCSAARKAAKNV comes from the coding sequence ATGTATAAAAGTAATTCAGGATGCGGCAATGCCGTTTCAAAAAGTAAAATGAAAAGAGCCTTTGCCGCCGCAGGTATTGTCCCCGGCGACACTCTTTTAATGCATGGCGCTCTTTCGGCAATCGGTTACGCCGAAAACGGCGCCGACGATGTTATAGACGCGCTCATGGAGCTTATCGGAACAGAGGGCACCTTGGCTGTCGTCGCAATGAGCGGAAATCAACCGTTTGACGCTGCCACCTCTCCTTCCTCCGTCGGAATACTCACGGAAACTTTACGCCTGCGTCCGGGTGCGTATCGCAGCCTGCGCCCGGTTCATTCGATTGCCGCGATCGGAAAGCGTGCGAAAGAGCTTACCGAAGATCATGACAAGGCCCAGACAAATTGCGGCGAAGGCACTCCGTACACAAAACTGCGTGATATGCACGGCAAAATAATTCTACTCGGCGTAGATATGAACAGGAATACGACACTGCATTCAGTCGAGGATATATGTGACTGTTCATACCTTGAGGAGAGAACAATGCTGATGCCGACCTATTATCCGGATTATGAAGGTAAAACGATCACCGTTAGAAAATTCCCGCCCGGTCATCGCGATTTTCTGAAGCTCGTTCCTGTTTTACGGCGTGCCGGCGCTGTTAAAGAGACTGTGGTCGGAAAAGCGTGTGTAAAGGTGATTGATGCCGCGATGATGTTTGACATAGCCGTTAAGGCGGTTTCCGAAGACGAAATGTTTTTTATGTGTGATAATCCCGCTTGCCAATACTGCTCCGCGGCAAGAAAGGCGGCAAAAAATGTATAA
- the mscL gene encoding large conductance mechanosensitive channel protein MscL: MVRSFFSDFKKFISRGSVIDLAVAVIIGAAFNKIISSFVADVLMPLLGIITGKVSLSALKWVIIEGAGENPGVIVSYGQFLQNIVDFLIIAFVVFVIVRSFNVVKDKLDEEEKKKTAAADKKKADEEKAAALKKAEEETRHIVEDQHARQEEYHAIIEIRDLLREIKGNK; encoded by the coding sequence ATGGTCAGATCATTTTTCAGCGATTTTAAAAAATTCATATCAAGAGGAAGCGTTATTGATCTCGCCGTTGCCGTCATCATAGGCGCCGCGTTCAACAAAATCATAAGTTCCTTTGTCGCGGATGTCCTTATGCCGCTGCTCGGAATTATAACCGGAAAGGTAAGCCTGTCGGCATTGAAATGGGTGATCATTGAGGGGGCGGGAGAGAATCCCGGAGTTATTGTAAGCTACGGACAGTTTCTTCAGAATATCGTTGATTTTTTGATTATTGCGTTTGTTGTATTCGTCATCGTCAGATCCTTCAATGTTGTTAAAGACAAGCTTGATGAGGAAGAAAAAAAGAAAACAGCTGCCGCGGACAAGAAAAAAGCGGATGAAGAAAAAGCAGCCGCTTTGAAAAAAGCGGAAGAAGAAACCCGTCACATCGTGGAAGATCAACACGCGAGGCAGGAAGAATATCATGCGATTATAGAAATACGTGACCTTCTCAGAGAAATTAAAGGAAATAAATAA